One genomic region from Neorhodopirellula lusitana encodes:
- a CDS encoding sulfatase-like hydrolase/transferase — protein sequence MTRIYLTICCSLLSVMSATVGLAGPPNVVFLLSDDQSWTDYGFMGHPEIQTPNLDRLAKAGVLYERGYVTAPLCRPSLASLVTGLYPHETGIRGNDPLLPKGISRKAVDDKTVSIEYRNRMTAPMNNLPSFIKTLKENGYATLQTGKWWEGNPLDHGFTDAMTHGDHRRGGRHGDVGLKIGRQTMQPLYDFVDKADAAEQPFFIWYGVFLPHAPHNAPDRLFEKYEKVAPNEPTARYWANVEWLDEGCGQIVEYLKSKELYEDTIFVYTCDNGWVQNPNRMNASIRSKREPVEAGIRTPIFITHEGTLSPQRDSETLASNIDIATTILHACGIQPPESMTGLDLRDPEQLQKRDRVYVDVYEHDSDLDKLEDLQDGLEARVVIDGWNKLIVRPSGNELYDLKQDPDDRRDLASKDPAKVTQLSKLIDAWLAATPSRR from the coding sequence ATGACACGCATTTACTTAACGATTTGCTGTAGCCTGTTGTCGGTGATGTCGGCAACCGTGGGGCTCGCCGGGCCGCCCAATGTGGTCTTTTTGCTGAGTGATGATCAGAGTTGGACGGACTATGGTTTCATGGGGCATCCAGAGATTCAGACACCCAACCTGGATCGCTTGGCGAAGGCGGGTGTCCTGTATGAGCGTGGCTATGTCACCGCTCCGCTGTGTCGTCCGTCATTGGCCAGTCTCGTGACCGGGCTGTACCCTCATGAAACCGGCATCCGTGGCAACGATCCGTTGCTGCCCAAAGGGATCAGTCGGAAGGCCGTTGATGACAAAACGGTCTCCATCGAGTACCGCAATCGAATGACTGCGCCAATGAACAACCTGCCGTCGTTCATCAAGACGCTGAAGGAAAACGGGTACGCGACCTTGCAGACCGGGAAATGGTGGGAAGGCAATCCGCTGGACCACGGCTTCACCGATGCGATGACGCATGGCGATCATCGCCGCGGAGGCCGTCACGGTGATGTCGGGCTGAAAATTGGCCGCCAAACGATGCAGCCGCTTTATGACTTTGTCGACAAGGCTGACGCGGCCGAGCAACCGTTCTTTATCTGGTACGGTGTGTTCCTGCCGCATGCACCCCACAACGCGCCCGATCGCTTGTTCGAAAAGTACGAAAAGGTTGCCCCCAATGAGCCGACGGCTCGTTATTGGGCAAACGTGGAATGGTTGGACGAAGGTTGTGGCCAGATCGTTGAATATTTGAAATCGAAGGAACTCTACGAGGACACGATCTTCGTTTACACCTGCGACAACGGATGGGTGCAGAATCCGAATCGAATGAACGCCAGCATTCGGTCGAAAAGAGAACCCGTCGAAGCCGGCATTCGGACTCCGATCTTTATCACGCACGAAGGTACGCTTTCGCCCCAGCGTGATTCGGAAACACTGGCTAGCAACATCGACATCGCGACAACCATCTTGCACGCTTGCGGGATCCAGCCGCCGGAGTCGATGACCGGCCTGGACCTTCGCGATCCGGAGCAATTGCAAAAAAGAGACCGCGTCTATGTCGATGTCTATGAACACGACAGCGACCTCGACAAACTTGAAGACCTACAGGACGGGCTGGAAGCACGCGTGGTGATCGACGGTTGGAACAAACTGATCGTTCGTCCGTCCGGTAACGAGCTTTATGATCTCAAGCAGGATCCAGACGACCGACGAGATCTGGCTAGCAAGGACCCAGCCAAGGTGACCCAGCTTTCCAAACTGATCGATGCTTGGCTAGCAGCGACGCCAAGTCGCAGGTAG
- a CDS encoding sulfatase family protein has translation MMQKPAAYLLACSLCICLAGSGIAADARRQPDIVVYLADDLSAADVSSYGGTNIETPAIDQLAADGMSFDRAFVASPSCAVSRAALLTGLMPARNGAEENHSYPREDVLRLPKVLSDLGYQTAAFGKVAHLRSAPDYHFDTFDLNQHIPELRETVKGFLEQRTDPRPLALFVGVSDPHVPWPSESTVDPESLILPPELLDTPRTRVQRSRYLQEVKNLDASLGELRELMDQHLSSDKVFVFSSDHGAQFPFGKWTLYDEGIRVPLIVAQANGIEPGTRTDAMVSWVDILPTLIDLGGGDVPEGLDGRSFTSVLRGDTDSHRDRIFTTHSGDLLMNVYLSRSIRTDRYKLVWNPHPEFAFTSYIDLLLRETSGDYFKQWMEAAKTDPHAAKVLARYYSRPEFEMYDLENDPHELNNLAGHPELSKVRKKLNEELQAWIQTQGDELTVFHEPLLLNAPETWIPRKKSHNRK, from the coding sequence ATGATGCAAAAACCGGCGGCTTACCTGCTTGCGTGCTCTTTATGCATTTGTCTTGCCGGGTCGGGTATTGCTGCTGACGCTCGTCGGCAGCCTGATATCGTTGTCTACCTCGCCGACGACCTGTCTGCTGCCGATGTGTCGTCTTACGGTGGCACCAATATTGAGACCCCCGCGATCGACCAGTTGGCAGCGGATGGCATGTCGTTCGATCGAGCCTTTGTGGCCAGTCCTTCTTGTGCGGTTAGCCGGGCGGCGTTGCTAACGGGGTTGATGCCAGCAAGAAACGGAGCGGAGGAAAATCACAGCTATCCCCGCGAAGACGTTCTGCGTTTGCCCAAAGTGTTAAGTGACTTAGGCTATCAAACCGCTGCGTTCGGCAAGGTCGCCCACCTGCGGAGTGCACCGGACTATCACTTCGACACGTTTGACTTGAATCAACATATTCCGGAACTACGCGAAACCGTGAAAGGGTTTCTGGAACAGCGAACCGACCCGCGGCCACTCGCGTTGTTCGTGGGTGTGTCCGACCCGCATGTACCGTGGCCCAGTGAGTCAACGGTCGATCCGGAGTCGCTGATATTGCCACCGGAGTTACTGGATACACCTCGCACCCGGGTGCAGAGATCGCGATATCTGCAAGAGGTCAAGAATCTGGACGCTTCCCTTGGTGAATTGCGTGAGCTAATGGACCAACACTTATCGTCTGACAAGGTGTTTGTTTTTTCGAGTGATCACGGTGCTCAATTTCCGTTTGGCAAGTGGACGTTGTATGACGAAGGGATTCGAGTTCCTTTGATCGTTGCTCAAGCGAACGGAATCGAACCGGGCACGCGAACCGATGCCATGGTCAGTTGGGTGGACATCCTGCCGACGCTGATCGATCTGGGCGGCGGCGATGTGCCCGAGGGCTTGGATGGCCGCTCGTTCACCTCGGTTCTTCGGGGCGACACGGATTCGCATCGCGATCGCATCTTCACAACGCACAGCGGCGACTTGTTGATGAATGTGTATCTGAGTCGGTCCATTCGCACCGATCGTTACAAGTTGGTTTGGAACCCGCATCCTGAGTTCGCATTCACGTCCTACATCGACTTGCTGTTGCGAGAAACGTCTGGTGACTATTTCAAGCAATGGATGGAGGCGGCCAAGACGGACCCGCACGCCGCGAAGGTGCTCGCTCGCTATTACAGTCGACCCGAGTTTGAGATGTATGACCTGGAGAACGACCCGCATGAACTGAACAATCTCGCGGGTCATCCGGAACTTTCCAAAGTGCGGAAAAAGCTAAACGAGGAGTTGCAGGCATGGATCCAAACGCAGGGTGACGAGCTGACCGTCTTTCATGAGCCGCTGTTGCTGAACGCTCCCGAAACTTGGATCCCCCGCAAGAAGTCACACAACCGAAAGTAG
- a CDS encoding endo-1,4-beta-xylanase, producing MPLQCVLPVRFSWMVIGPILLTLSSLVTTGFGDEVPVQNAIVAPDGGDDVMSFGPEHPIEFESENVEASGDWVSVKGMPFAQAYSIESDTRFSNRKNMRVRIPIDGPVAKGDVVLLSFWMRRPGAGGQPNAAYLSINADSKSQAFKYYLSAYSDWTQHVRSFQAKAEFDPSQSGLRFQLGEAGQRVQIAGVQLVNYGPDRDITSLPKSTVDYQGRDKDAEWRKEALARIEKIRKGDLTVSVVDSDGKPVSDAQVHIAMTQHAFGFGNAVNSEVLGADEIDFPINPKRQIVVAWDEAQKYRQIVQRYFDRVTFESELRPHVWKLLKSEKGGWVRKNRIFTDSTIPWLMQNNIAARGHYIAWAPMDFNSVEKEFVGNPEGHRAWLWEHMGDVLPETASYVTEWDTINHIIGWGKHTYDKEYGGRQIYAEIMAEARRLAPQATHAINEGMVLPNGYKREPYKEIIRFLNDQGQAPDIVGFMAHFGLSTLTPPEELLQVYDEFAEIAPRLQLSEFDVEAGQDEELQADYYRDVMIATFSHPNFVAIVQWGFWEKMHWKPAAALWRADWSIKPAGEVFVDLVTNQWWTDETVRTDASGECEVRGFHGDYTVSVEHEGKAVSVAVTLAADGNEVRLQLK from the coding sequence ATGCCTCTTCAATGTGTGTTGCCCGTCCGATTCTCTTGGATGGTGATCGGACCGATTCTTTTGACGCTGTCCTCTTTGGTTACAACCGGTTTCGGGGACGAGGTGCCAGTCCAAAACGCCATTGTGGCTCCGGATGGAGGAGACGATGTGATGTCGTTCGGGCCAGAGCATCCGATTGAGTTTGAATCCGAAAACGTGGAAGCAAGCGGCGACTGGGTATCGGTGAAGGGGATGCCATTCGCTCAGGCGTACAGCATTGAGTCGGACACCCGTTTCAGTAATCGTAAGAACATGCGAGTGCGGATTCCGATTGACGGACCGGTCGCCAAGGGCGATGTCGTTTTGCTGTCTTTTTGGATGCGGCGTCCCGGTGCCGGCGGGCAGCCCAACGCGGCCTACCTGTCGATTAATGCCGATTCGAAATCCCAAGCCTTCAAGTACTATCTATCGGCCTACAGCGATTGGACGCAACACGTTCGCTCCTTTCAGGCAAAGGCGGAGTTCGATCCCAGTCAAAGCGGCCTGCGATTTCAGCTAGGCGAAGCAGGCCAAAGGGTTCAGATCGCGGGCGTGCAGCTGGTTAACTACGGTCCCGATCGAGACATCACATCGCTTCCTAAATCAACGGTCGACTACCAAGGCCGTGATAAAGATGCTGAATGGCGGAAGGAAGCTCTTGCTCGTATTGAGAAGATTCGCAAAGGCGACCTGACCGTGAGCGTTGTCGATTCGGACGGCAAGCCGGTTTCAGACGCGCAGGTTCACATTGCGATGACGCAGCACGCCTTCGGGTTCGGCAACGCGGTGAACTCCGAAGTGCTGGGGGCTGACGAAATTGATTTCCCGATTAACCCTAAACGTCAGATCGTCGTGGCTTGGGACGAAGCCCAGAAGTACCGCCAGATCGTTCAACGGTATTTCGACCGTGTGACCTTCGAGTCCGAACTTCGCCCACACGTCTGGAAATTGCTTAAGAGCGAAAAAGGCGGTTGGGTTCGAAAAAATCGGATTTTCACCGACAGCACGATTCCTTGGTTGATGCAGAACAACATCGCTGCCCGAGGGCACTACATCGCTTGGGCTCCGATGGACTTCAATTCCGTTGAAAAAGAGTTTGTCGGTAATCCGGAAGGACACCGGGCATGGTTGTGGGAACACATGGGCGACGTCTTGCCGGAAACGGCCAGCTATGTGACGGAATGGGACACGATCAATCACATCATCGGCTGGGGGAAACACACCTACGACAAGGAATACGGCGGCCGCCAGATCTACGCGGAAATCATGGCCGAAGCACGACGGCTTGCCCCGCAAGCCACGCATGCAATCAACGAAGGCATGGTTTTGCCCAATGGCTATAAACGCGAACCGTACAAAGAGATCATTCGCTTCTTGAACGACCAGGGGCAAGCTCCGGACATTGTTGGATTCATGGCCCACTTTGGATTGTCAACGCTAACGCCACCCGAAGAACTGTTGCAGGTCTATGACGAATTCGCCGAAATCGCACCGCGTCTCCAGCTCAGCGAGTTCGACGTCGAAGCGGGGCAGGACGAAGAGTTGCAAGCGGATTACTACCGTGATGTGATGATTGCCACGTTCAGCCACCCGAACTTCGTGGCGATTGTTCAATGGGGCTTTTGGGAAAAGATGCACTGGAAACCCGCCGCCGCATTGTGGCGTGCCGATTGGTCAATCAAGCCAGCCGGTGAAGTCTTCGTTGACTTGGTGACCAATCAATGGTGGACCGATGAAACCGTCCGCACCGACGCTTCGGGCGAATGCGAGGTGCGCGGCTTTCATGGCGACTACACGGTCAGTGTTGAACACGAAGGCAAAGCGGTGTCAGTTGCCGTCACGTTGGCCGCGGATGGTAACGAAGTTCGGCTGCAACTGAAGTAA
- a CDS encoding alpha-L-rhamnosidase, whose protein sequence is MQRYHLDSVLFVVLAWLIGTSSSLAAEMRPHSLSVDENFVDPIGFYDSEPVFSWKLPADAGVKAQTAYRIVVHDRSASAQAPDPKWDSGKVDSGQSQWVQYEGPAFESRQQVSWRVKFWDDQGRESEWSDEALIEMGLLEQDEWDAQWIELEGGSRKPDEVNVLKAEFGNRDAGGAKVNDVTENVRRAIQRGATPIRVVPGRLGGDPAPGEDKTLWVDFEINGVPKQITLAENRAFDPYPAIKAHPAYYLRREFETPKKVVQARLYASALGIYEFQINGKRVGNDRLSPGYTMYSERVESLTYDVTDLVAHGDNAIGAVLGEGWYAGKLLLRKRSELSKLMPKLLAQLELTYSDGSVETIVTDDNWRATDQGPIRAGGLYHGEDYDASMELGQWTLSGFNDTNWLSVRTTPLGQGPQVVPKRMPPVQVMQKLHAVGLTQPEPGKYVFDFGQNQVGVPTITIPVTKGETVQIRFAEMLQQDGTLYTTNYRSARSQATYAASETGTVTYQPSLSFFGYRYVEVSGLAEGDKLTTDSVIANVIHTDFSSRGTFTSSHEKLNQLQSNIRWGQISNFVDIPTDCPQRDERLGWTGDAQVFLPTSFFNYNVHSFWSRWLQSVRDEQTADGEIPHTVPATHFGYSSPGWADVVVTVPWEVYERTGDRRILEDNYEAMKKWVGVYERRSQDLIPTLTGFGDWLQPYAKQGQKGDTAQDLIATAYFGRDARILHWTAAALGKSDDAERYRKLHADIRAAFTEKYFPGGKAHSGAQTQTACLMGLGYDLVEPNQRPQVEELLLEKFEEAGRHLQTGFLGTPLLAPVFDELGHADVCFELLFKESYPSWFFSINQGATTMWERWNSYSRADGFGNASMNSYNHYAYGAIGQFLYERVAGLAPDPEHPGYKHFFVRPLIGGPLNSAKAELETGYGKAVSQWNLRAGKLNMEVVVPPNTMATVEFPNGNASQTLDAGTYTFTLEL, encoded by the coding sequence ATGCAAAGATACCACCTGGATAGCGTTCTATTCGTCGTGTTGGCGTGGTTGATTGGCACATCCAGTTCTCTCGCCGCTGAGATGCGACCGCATTCGCTTAGCGTCGATGAGAACTTTGTTGATCCGATCGGTTTTTATGACTCCGAGCCGGTGTTTTCGTGGAAGTTGCCTGCGGATGCGGGTGTGAAAGCACAAACCGCATACCGGATCGTGGTGCATGATCGGTCCGCGTCGGCCCAAGCACCGGATCCGAAGTGGGATTCCGGCAAAGTGGACTCGGGTCAATCCCAGTGGGTTCAATACGAAGGTCCTGCGTTCGAATCACGCCAACAGGTTTCTTGGCGAGTGAAGTTTTGGGACGACCAAGGACGTGAATCCGAGTGGAGCGATGAGGCCCTAATCGAGATGGGTCTGCTCGAGCAGGATGAGTGGGACGCACAGTGGATTGAACTGGAAGGCGGAAGCCGCAAGCCTGATGAAGTGAACGTTTTGAAAGCTGAGTTCGGTAACCGAGATGCGGGTGGGGCAAAGGTCAATGATGTGACCGAAAACGTTCGTCGAGCAATCCAGCGAGGGGCGACTCCAATTCGCGTAGTACCTGGACGTCTCGGTGGCGATCCGGCACCGGGCGAAGATAAAACCCTTTGGGTTGATTTCGAAATCAACGGCGTCCCAAAACAAATCACATTGGCCGAGAACCGCGCGTTCGATCCGTACCCCGCCATCAAGGCGCATCCCGCGTACTACTTGCGGCGTGAATTCGAAACGCCAAAGAAGGTGGTGCAAGCTCGACTGTATGCGTCGGCTTTGGGGATCTATGAGTTCCAAATCAATGGCAAACGAGTCGGTAACGACAGGTTGTCGCCTGGCTACACGATGTACTCCGAACGGGTTGAGTCGCTGACATACGACGTGACCGATTTAGTTGCCCATGGCGATAACGCAATCGGTGCGGTACTGGGCGAGGGGTGGTACGCGGGCAAACTCTTGTTGAGAAAACGCAGTGAGTTGTCCAAGTTAATGCCCAAGTTGCTGGCCCAGTTGGAACTGACCTATTCCGACGGCAGCGTCGAAACCATCGTGACGGATGACAATTGGCGGGCAACCGATCAAGGTCCGATTCGCGCCGGAGGCCTCTATCATGGCGAAGACTACGATGCATCAATGGAGCTGGGCCAGTGGACACTATCAGGTTTTAATGACACGAATTGGCTGTCGGTCAGAACGACTCCACTAGGCCAGGGGCCGCAAGTCGTTCCCAAACGGATGCCACCCGTTCAAGTCATGCAAAAGCTGCATGCGGTTGGACTGACACAGCCTGAACCGGGGAAGTATGTCTTTGACTTCGGCCAGAATCAGGTGGGGGTGCCGACCATCACGATCCCGGTAACGAAAGGCGAAACCGTTCAGATTCGATTTGCGGAAATGCTGCAGCAAGACGGCACGCTGTACACGACCAACTACCGCTCTGCCCGATCGCAAGCCACCTATGCGGCCAGCGAAACGGGAACGGTGACCTATCAGCCGTCGCTGTCCTTCTTTGGTTATCGCTACGTTGAAGTCAGCGGTCTTGCTGAGGGCGACAAGTTGACGACCGATTCCGTTATCGCGAACGTCATTCACACGGACTTTTCATCCAGGGGGACGTTCACATCCTCGCATGAAAAACTGAATCAGCTGCAGAGCAACATCCGTTGGGGCCAGATCAGCAATTTCGTTGACATCCCGACGGATTGCCCGCAGCGTGACGAACGGTTGGGATGGACGGGCGACGCACAGGTGTTCTTGCCGACTTCCTTCTTCAATTACAACGTTCATTCGTTTTGGTCTCGTTGGCTGCAAAGCGTTCGCGATGAGCAGACCGCCGACGGTGAGATCCCACACACGGTTCCGGCAACCCATTTTGGTTACTCCAGTCCCGGTTGGGCGGACGTGGTGGTGACTGTTCCGTGGGAAGTCTATGAACGAACCGGCGACAGACGGATTCTGGAAGACAATTATGAGGCGATGAAGAAATGGGTGGGCGTCTATGAGCGTCGTTCCCAGGACTTGATTCCCACGTTGACGGGCTTCGGCGATTGGTTGCAGCCCTACGCGAAGCAAGGCCAAAAAGGCGACACTGCTCAAGATTTGATTGCAACGGCCTACTTCGGTCGCGATGCCAGGATTCTACATTGGACAGCGGCGGCACTCGGTAAGTCGGATGACGCGGAACGCTATCGCAAGTTGCATGCTGACATCCGAGCCGCGTTCACCGAAAAGTACTTTCCCGGCGGCAAGGCTCATTCAGGGGCGCAGACACAAACCGCTTGTCTGATGGGATTGGGATACGATTTGGTCGAGCCGAACCAGCGTCCTCAGGTTGAAGAACTGCTTCTAGAAAAGTTTGAGGAAGCGGGGCGGCATCTGCAAACCGGATTTCTCGGCACTCCACTGCTCGCACCCGTTTTTGACGAGTTGGGACACGCGGATGTTTGTTTCGAATTGCTGTTCAAGGAAAGCTATCCGTCGTGGTTCTTTTCGATCAACCAAGGTGCGACCACGATGTGGGAGCGTTGGAACAGTTACAGCCGCGCGGATGGCTTCGGCAACGCGAGCATGAACTCGTACAACCACTATGCCTACGGCGCGATTGGTCAGTTCTTGTATGAACGCGTCGCCGGATTGGCACCTGATCCCGAGCATCCCGGCTACAAGCACTTCTTCGTGCGTCCCTTGATCGGTGGACCGCTGAACTCGGCGAAGGCGGAACTCGAAACGGGCTATGGAAAAGCGGTCAGTCAATGGAACCTGCGAGCTGGCAAGCTGAACATGGAAGTCGTTGTGCCGCCCAACACCATGGCGACCGTCGAGTTCCCCAACGGGAATGCAAGTCAAACTTTGGACGCCGGAACCTACACATTCACACTCGAATTGTGA